One part of the Chrysemys picta bellii isolate R12L10 chromosome 14, ASM1138683v2, whole genome shotgun sequence genome encodes these proteins:
- the SDR42E1 gene encoding short-chain dehydrogenase/reductase family 42E member 1 has product MHLENVTKEMVLITGGGGYFGFRLGCALYKKGVDVILFDVLKPVQAVPEGVKFIQGDVCCLSEVEKALRDVICVFHIASYGMSGREQLNRKLIEDVNVRGTENIIQACRKAGVPSLVYTSTYNVVFGGQVIENGDESLPYLPLHLHPDHYSRTKSLAEMKVLQANATELGEGKGVLRTCALRPAGIYGPGEQRHLPRIVSYVERGLFKFVYGDPLSLVEFVHVDNLVQAHILASEALKAAKRHIAAGQAYFISDGRPINNFEFFRPLVEGLGYQFPTIRLPLSFVYFSAFLTEIVHFLVGRLYNFQPLLTRTEVYKTGVTHYFSMEKARKELGYKPEQFSLTEVVEWFKAQGHGRKLRIYTIKHLIRDGGLILLLAAVVLSWLPAAVTLSV; this is encoded by the exons ATGCACTTAGAAAATGTGACCAAGGAAATGGTCCTTATTACAGGAGGAGGTGGTTACTTTGGTTTCCG TTTAGGTTGTGCCCTATACAAAAAGGGAGTTGATGTCATTCTCTTTGATGTCCTGAAGCCGGTCCAAGCTGTGCCAGAGGGAGTGAAGTTCATACAGGGGGATGTCTGCTGTCTCTCTGAAGTGGAAAAAGCTCTCAGAGATGTAATCTGTGTATTCCATATTGCTTCCTATGGAATGTCTGGCAGGGAGCAGCTGAACCGAAAACTTATAGAAGACGTTAATGTGAGaggaacagaaaatatcatccaGGCTTGCAGGAAAGCAGGAGTGCCAAGTCTGGTTTATACAAGTACATACAATGTAGTCTTTGGGGGCCAAGTTATAGAAAATGGGGATGAATCTCTGCCTTATCTACCACTTCACCTTCATCCTGATCACTACTCCCGGACCAAGTCTTTAGCTGAGATGAAAGTGCTGCAGGCAAATGCCACTGAGCTTGGAGAAGGGAAAGGTGTGTTAAGGACTTGTGCTCTCCGACCAGCAGGCATCTATGGGCCCGGAGAGCAAAGGCATCTTCCAAGAATAGTTAGCTATGTTGAAAGGGGATTGTTTAAATTTGTATATGGAGACCCTCTGAGTTTAGTAGAATTTGTCCATGTAGATAATCTAGTTCAGGCTCATATCCTTGCTTCAGAGGCACTCAAAGCCGCCAAACGGCACATAGCTGCTGGCCAAGCTTACTTCATTTCAGATGGCAGGCCAATAAACAACTTTGAATTTTTCCGACCTTTAGTTGAAGGCTTGGGTTACCAATTCCCAACTATTCGTCTTCCTCTCTCCTTTGTATATTTTTCTGCATTCCTAACCGAAATAGTCCATTTTCTTGTAGGCCGTCTTTATAATTTTCAGCCTCTTCTCACTCGCACCGAGGTTTACAAAACCGGCGTCACACATTATTTCAGCATGGAAAAGGCCAGGAAAGAGCTGGGGTACAAACCGGAGCAGTTTAGTCTGACCGAAGTAGTTGAGTGGTTTAAAGCCCAGGGACATGGAAGAAAGCTCAGAATCTATACTATAAAACATCTGATTAGGGATGGAGGGTTGATCTTGCTGTTGGCCGCAGTGGTGCTCTCATGGCTTCCAGCAGCAGTAACACTCTCTGTTTGA